A stretch of the Aegilops tauschii subsp. strangulata cultivar AL8/78 chromosome 4, Aet v6.0, whole genome shotgun sequence genome encodes the following:
- the LOC109741273 gene encoding uncharacterized protein, translating to METLVISQHRSHHHHHHSGRRRKPSPHTSSPQPMRGYHAFNCRAFHSSISIGILPSPPPPPPPPAPRARTYSPEPKTPKQQLHNGKKRSRAIPITPSGSPPSRPELWAGPAYSNSPPPSSLPIPKFSLHQKRSVSLELPPADRLEHVEVLVHAKSAPSTPTAGSGFGFFGDNDTAIATENLRRILNLEITED from the coding sequence ATGGAGACTCTGGTCATCTCACAGCATCgcagccaccaccaccaccaccactctGGTCGCCGGAGGAAGCCATCCCCGCACACCTCATCGCCTCAGCCCATGCGTGGCTACCACGCATTCAACTGCCGTGCCTTCCACTCCAGTATCAGCATCGGCATCCTGCCGTCCccgcccccacccccacccccgcctgCCCCCCGGGCTCGGACCTACTCCCCGGAGCCCAAGACGCCCAAGCAGCAGCTGCACAATGGCAAAAAGCGCAGCCGGGCGATCCCTATAACTCCATCAGGATCTCCTCCTTCCCGTCCTGAGCTTTGGGCTGGCCCGGCATACTCCAACTCGCCGCCACCCAGCTCGCTGCCGATTCCCAAGTTCTCGCTCCACCAGAAGCGCAGTGTCTCACTTGAGTTGCCACCTGCTGATAGGCTAGAGCATGTGGAGGTGCTTGTGCATGCCAAGTCTGCACCTTCGACACCCACTGCTGGCTCAGGATTTGGCTTCTTTGGTGACAATGATACTGCCATTGCCACAGAGAATCTGAGGAGGATCCTTAATTTGGAAATCACCGAGGACTGA
- the LOC109741278 gene encoding uncharacterized protein: MEPVESAKCECCELREDCTRGYIVGVKADFGGRWLCGLCSEAVREEGRKRGMEAALQDHMAFCAGWCRGKDPALRVADGMRQMLLRRRRPISISK; encoded by the coding sequence ATGGAGCCGGTGGAGTCGGCCAAGTGCGAGTGCTGCGAGCTGCGGGAGGACTGCACCCGGGGGTACATCGTGGGCGTCAAGGCCGACTTCGGCGGGCGGTGGCTGTGCGGGCTCTGCTCCGAGGCGGTGAGGGAGGAGGGCAGGAAGCGCGGGATGGAGGCGGCGCTGCAGGACCACATGGCCTTCTGCGCCGGCTGGTGCCGCGGCAAGGACCCCGCGCTCCGGGTCGCCGACGGCATGCGCCAGAtgctgctccgccgccgccggcccatCTCCATCTCCAAGTGA